One genomic region from Nitrosopumilus sp. encodes:
- a CDS encoding DNA-directed RNA polymerase subunit H, which translates to MATKKNQVLVPDHVYVPKHEIIPKQEAEEVLKKYNCKPTELPLIFVNDPAILGLGVKPGDMIKITRKSPTAGESLYYRYVVEI; encoded by the coding sequence ATGGCAACTAAGAAAAATCAAGTTTTAGTACCTGATCATGTATACGTTCCAAAACATGAAATTATTCCAAAGCAAGAAGCTGAAGAAGTTTTAAAAAAATACAATTGTAAACCAACTGAATTACCATTAATCTTTGTAAACGATCCTGCAATTTTGGGACTTGGTGTAAAACCTGGAGATATGATAAAAATTACAAGAAAGAGTCCAACTGCTGGTGAAAGTCTCTATTATCGTTATGTGGTGGAAATCTAA
- a CDS encoding LSM domain-containing protein produces the protein MADEISTLMNNSKDKVVLLRLRNTKTVQGILKDFDIHMNLTLDNAEDVSEEKHEKLGKILLRGDNILAVSLPEDES, from the coding sequence ATGGCTGATGAAATTTCTACATTGATGAATAACAGTAAAGACAAAGTTGTGTTGTTGAGATTAAGAAACACAAAAACTGTTCAAGGAATACTCAAAGACTTTGATATCCATATGAACTTGACATTGGATAATGCTGAAGATGTTTCTGAAGAAAAACATGAAAAACTAGGAAAGATTTTGCTTAGAGGAGACAACATCCTTGCAGTCTCTTTGCCTGAAGATGAATCTTAA
- a CDS encoding ribosomal L7Ae/L30e/S12e/Gadd45 family protein, producing the protein MSKILEKSLRDARKEDKLTMGTKQVLNSIKNSKLIVLSQSIKKEMFEKIESDAKKEKIPLVNFQGTSVALGRLCGLQFRISTISFTSIDDASIKSILKDTEAEEKND; encoded by the coding sequence ATGAGTAAGATACTTGAAAAATCATTACGTGATGCTCGAAAAGAAGATAAGTTAACAATGGGCACTAAACAAGTTTTGAACTCCATAAAAAATTCCAAGCTAATTGTATTGTCTCAATCAATTAAAAAAGAAATGTTTGAGAAAATTGAATCCGATGCAAAAAAAGAAAAAATACCTTTAGTAAACTTTCAGGGAACATCAGTCGCATTAGGAAGACTATGTGGCTTACAATTTAGAATTTCAACAATTTCATTTACATCAATAGATGACGCAAGCATCAAATCAATTTTAAAAGATACAGAAGCTGAGGAAAAAAATGATTAG
- a CDS encoding DNA-directed RNA polymerase subunit A' codes for MSVQAIKAIDGIRFSVWSPTEIRKYSVAEITAPETYDEDGMPVQGGLMDGRLGTLEPGQKCLTCGNTAARCPGHFGHIELAEPILHIAFIDNIYKLLQSTCRSCARLKVPQEDLNAFKKIKDKHAAYTVVSQKRIPEQIIEKAKKAKECPHCGKTQYELVFTKPTIFVEKTEIGEHRLLPITIRERFSQIADEDLELLSYDPITARPEWFILQALPVPPVTVRPSIILETGIRSEDDLTHKMVDIIRVNQRLKESKEAGTPPLIVQDLVDLLQYHSTTYFDNEVSGIPQAHHRSGRPLKTLTQRLKGKEGRFRGSLSGKRVDFSSRTVISPDPNLDLSEVGVPEQVAMKLTIPEIVTEWNIERMRKLVINGPEKFPGVNYIVRPDGVKIRLDFVEDRSTIAETLEIGYLIERHLADGDIVMFNRQPSLHQMSIMAHYVRVLPGKTFRLHPSVCPPYNADFDGDEMNLHVPQSEEARAEAILLMRVQDQLISPRYGGPIIGALRDFVTGAYLLTKDDTVLSIQEFSNYAMLGGYTGELPKPGTKTKDGPAYTGKQLFSLFLPKDFNYVLTSKWSKGTKGPEKDVVIKNGELISGVIDKTSIGAEEPESILHRITKDYGNGVGKNFLNSVLIMVKQFITHYGFSYGYGDLEVPEKNVQKILDDIEETYGIVADLTDQYNKGTLKLTRGMKAEEALEAYIVNELGKARIKAGDTANDSLDDNNAGKIMATTGARGSALNVGQMAGALGQQSRRGNRMNEGYSNRALTHYQEHDSNPDAHGFVKSNYRTGLTALEFFFHAMGGREGLVDTAVRTQQSGYMQRRLINALEHIRLEYDGTVRDPHGHIVQFLYGEDGIDVQKSDHGEAFNASRLAESQTIIDSGKKATKDEIDTLAKKYTKTFNPRLTELVTDALHKSNLSKDGIEAVCKKGLSLYNKAKVEPGQAVGIVTAQSIGEPGTQMTLRTFHFAGIKERNVTLGLPRLIELVDARKKPVTPTMDIYLDEESKKSREKAIEVARNVLQTKVSALIADTETDYSTNIKLILSPNRLQERGCSVSEVEAALSSNKKFKMEVTGELITLNLVEEADTATAIAIRNKVLNTTVKGVPDIERVTLVQKDDEWVIQTTGSNIAKVLEVKGIDKKNVRTNNVFEIAGTLGIEAARNSLIDELNHTLGDQGLEVDNRYIMLVSDLMCSRGYMQQIGRHGIAGTKDSVLARAAFEITVPTIAHAALGGEIEQLKGITENVIVGSNIPIGSGTVDLYMQVSKKK; via the coding sequence ATGTCTGTCCAAGCAATCAAAGCAATTGATGGAATTCGTTTCTCAGTTTGGTCTCCAACTGAAATTAGAAAATACTCTGTAGCTGAAATTACTGCTCCTGAAACATATGATGAAGATGGAATGCCTGTCCAAGGAGGTTTGATGGATGGAAGATTGGGAACACTTGAGCCTGGACAAAAATGTCTTACATGTGGAAACACTGCTGCAAGATGTCCTGGTCACTTTGGACACATTGAACTAGCTGAACCAATTTTGCACATTGCATTTATTGATAACATCTACAAATTACTACAATCTACATGTCGTTCTTGTGCCAGACTCAAAGTACCACAAGAAGATCTAAATGCATTCAAAAAAATTAAGGATAAACATGCCGCATACACTGTTGTTTCACAAAAACGTATTCCAGAACAAATTATTGAAAAAGCCAAAAAAGCAAAGGAATGCCCTCACTGTGGAAAAACACAATATGAATTGGTATTTACAAAACCAACAATCTTTGTAGAGAAGACTGAGATTGGTGAACACAGATTGTTGCCAATTACAATTAGAGAAAGATTTTCACAAATTGCTGATGAGGATTTAGAATTACTATCTTATGATCCAATTACTGCTAGACCAGAATGGTTTATTCTACAGGCTTTGCCTGTTCCACCAGTAACTGTAAGACCTTCAATTATTCTTGAAACAGGAATTAGATCTGAAGATGACCTGACTCACAAAATGGTTGACATCATCAGAGTTAATCAGAGATTAAAAGAAAGTAAGGAAGCAGGAACTCCGCCATTAATTGTACAAGACTTGGTTGACTTGTTGCAATATCACTCTACAACATATTTTGATAATGAAGTGTCTGGAATTCCTCAAGCTCATCATCGTTCCGGACGTCCACTCAAGACATTAACTCAAAGACTCAAAGGAAAAGAGGGAAGATTTAGAGGTTCATTATCTGGAAAGAGAGTTGACTTTTCAAGTAGAACTGTAATTTCTCCAGATCCTAACTTGGACTTGTCTGAAGTTGGTGTACCTGAACAAGTTGCTATGAAACTAACCATTCCTGAAATTGTTACAGAATGGAATATTGAAAGAATGAGAAAACTTGTAATTAACGGCCCTGAAAAGTTCCCTGGTGTAAACTATATTGTTAGACCAGACGGTGTCAAAATTAGATTAGATTTCGTAGAAGACCGCTCTACAATTGCTGAAACCCTTGAAATTGGTTATCTGATTGAAAGACATCTTGCAGATGGCGATATTGTTATGTTTAACAGACAACCATCACTTCACCAGATGTCTATCATGGCTCACTATGTGAGAGTACTGCCAGGCAAAACCTTCAGATTGCATCCTTCAGTTTGTCCACCATACAACGCAGACTTTGATGGTGATGAGATGAACCTTCACGTTCCTCAAAGTGAGGAAGCAAGAGCAGAAGCAATTCTTTTGATGAGAGTTCAAGATCAATTGATTTCTCCAAGATATGGTGGTCCAATTATTGGAGCACTGAGAGACTTTGTTACTGGCGCTTATCTGTTAACCAAAGATGATACTGTTCTATCTATTCAAGAATTTTCAAACTATGCTATGCTTGGTGGATACACTGGCGAACTTCCAAAACCTGGAACAAAAACAAAAGATGGTCCAGCATACACTGGAAAACAATTGTTCTCATTGTTCCTTCCAAAAGACTTCAACTATGTCCTTACATCAAAATGGTCAAAGGGAACAAAAGGTCCTGAAAAAGATGTTGTCATCAAAAACGGTGAACTCATCAGCGGTGTAATTGACAAGACATCAATTGGTGCAGAAGAACCTGAAAGTATCTTACACAGAATTACCAAAGACTATGGAAACGGTGTTGGTAAAAACTTCCTAAATTCTGTTTTAATCATGGTAAAACAATTCATCACTCACTATGGTTTCAGTTATGGCTATGGTGACCTTGAAGTTCCAGAAAAGAATGTACAAAAGATTCTAGATGATATTGAAGAAACATATGGCATTGTTGCTGACTTGACTGATCAATACAACAAAGGAACTTTGAAACTTACTAGAGGTATGAAGGCAGAAGAAGCTTTGGAGGCTTACATTGTTAATGAATTAGGTAAAGCAAGAATCAAAGCAGGAGATACTGCAAATGATTCTCTAGATGATAACAACGCTGGAAAAATTATGGCAACAACTGGTGCAAGAGGTTCAGCACTTAACGTAGGTCAGATGGCAGGTGCCTTAGGACAACAATCAAGAAGAGGTAACAGAATGAATGAGGGTTATAGTAATCGTGCATTAACTCACTACCAAGAGCATGACAGTAATCCTGATGCTCATGGATTTGTAAAATCAAACTACAGAACCGGTCTTACTGCTCTAGAATTCTTCTTCCACGCAATGGGAGGTCGTGAAGGTCTTGTAGATACTGCAGTTAGAACACAACAAAGTGGTTACATGCAGCGTAGATTGATTAACGCTTTAGAACATATTAGATTAGAATATGACGGAACAGTAAGAGATCCTCATGGACACATAGTTCAATTCCTTTATGGTGAAGATGGAATTGATGTGCAGAAAAGTGATCATGGTGAGGCATTTAATGCAAGCAGATTGGCTGAATCTCAAACCATCATTGATTCTGGAAAGAAAGCAACCAAAGACGAAATTGATACTCTAGCTAAAAAATATACCAAGACATTCAATCCAAGATTGACTGAACTTGTCACTGATGCTTTACACAAATCCAATCTAAGTAAAGATGGTATTGAAGCAGTTTGTAAGAAAGGTCTATCATTATACAATAAAGCCAAAGTCGAACCAGGTCAAGCAGTAGGAATTGTAACTGCACAATCAATTGGTGAACCAGGAACTCAAATGACTTTGAGAACTTTCCACTTTGCAGGAATTAAAGAAAGAAACGTAACACTTGGTCTTCCAAGATTAATTGAACTTGTTGATGCTAGAAAGAAACCTGTTACCCCAACTATGGATATTTACCTTGATGAAGAATCAAAGAAATCAAGAGAAAAAGCAATTGAAGTTGCAAGAAATGTGTTGCAAACCAAAGTCAGTGCCTTAATTGCTGATACTGAAACTGATTATTCTACAAATATCAAATTAATTCTCAGTCCAAACAGACTGCAAGAGAGAGGTTGCTCTGTATCTGAAGTAGAGGCTGCTTTATCCTCAAATAAAAAATTCAAGATGGAAGTTACAGGCGAACTAATCACATTGAATTTAGTTGAAGAGGCTGATACTGCAACTGCAATTGCAATTAGAAACAAAGTTCTCAACACTACCGTTAAGGGAGTTCCAGACATTGAACGAGTAACATTAGTCCAAAAAGATGATGAATGGGTTATTCAGACAACCGGTTCTAACATTGCCAAAGTTCTAGAAGTAAAAGGAATTGATAAGAAGAATGTTCGAACAAACAATGTCTTTGAAATTGCAGGAACTCTGGGAATTGAGGCTGCAAGAAATTCGTTAATTGATGAACTTAACCATACTTTGGGTGATCAAGGATTAGAAGTTGATAACAGATACATCATGCTAGTATCTGATTTGATGTGTTCTAGAGGTTACATGCAACAAATTGGTAGACATGGAATTGCAGGTACTAAGGACAGTGTTCTTGCTAGGGCTGCATTTGAGATTACAGTACCAACAATTGCACATGCTGCACTTGGTGGTGAAATTGAACAACTCAAAGGTATTACTGAAAATGTAATTGTTGGCAGTAACATTCCAATTGGAAGTGGTACTGTTGATTTGTACATGCAAGTAAGTAAAAAGAAATAG
- a CDS encoding tetratricopeptide repeat protein: MLGYVLGIALVLTVLTPVLLADVFADSIIVNFDKQLYELGDTLTITGEILDVGMPVIAMSIYDPDGKVLSANNLEISSENIFSKTINLESPFYEKSGEYLVKLDYGQISQNHYFLMDGELSIPEIFIEDVEPEVILLYTEKKQYTDNEVIEITGLVSSVDSPTVLIGIYDPFGMPAGFYFGAIDSNMEFTTSFLAKDGVNFRVDGTYSIKAHYAESEVTSFFDYYSVLPETEQTTNETTTETTNETTTETTNEITNETTTETTNETTNETTTETTNETTTETTNKTITTEQTNTSQESSTTTTPSQSVINDTPSKKSENKKEISNTVLENNPIKKTDDGAKKEIKIKKENNLTVEDIELGKLLNQIQLECDSSTYTDTISYYDGMGPALYRLCKFDSSLNFFNESLMNNPNDVEILVNKGSTLGKLGYYSEAIVFYDHAIRIDSDFLPAKNNKANALANLGNLDDAILLYTEILEKNPSYFTAQKNLQIALSANHDNQITPVDVSDEKTINPKPQSEPVLIINSEKQTSQNFFDEVGIAFSTLGSLFDFLN; the protein is encoded by the coding sequence GTGTTAGGATACGTTTTAGGAATTGCCTTAGTGTTAACCGTATTGACTCCCGTTCTTTTGGCAGATGTGTTTGCTGATTCTATTATTGTCAACTTTGATAAGCAACTTTACGAGCTTGGTGACACTCTGACAATAACTGGTGAAATTTTAGATGTTGGAATGCCTGTAATTGCCATGAGCATTTATGATCCTGATGGGAAAGTTTTGTCTGCAAACAATCTAGAGATTTCTTCAGAAAACATTTTTTCCAAAACCATCAATCTTGAATCCCCTTTCTATGAGAAATCTGGTGAATATCTGGTAAAACTTGACTATGGACAAATTTCTCAAAACCACTATTTTCTGATGGATGGGGAACTTTCTATTCCTGAAATTTTTATTGAAGATGTGGAACCTGAGGTAATTTTGCTTTACACTGAGAAAAAGCAATACACTGACAACGAAGTAATTGAAATCACTGGTCTTGTTTCATCTGTAGATTCTCCAACTGTTTTGATTGGAATTTATGATCCGTTTGGAATGCCTGCTGGATTTTATTTTGGTGCCATAGATTCGAATATGGAATTTACTACAAGCTTTCTTGCAAAGGATGGTGTAAATTTTAGAGTTGATGGAACTTATTCTATCAAAGCACACTATGCAGAATCTGAAGTGACATCTTTTTTTGATTACTATAGTGTGTTGCCAGAAACTGAACAAACCACAAACGAAACTACAACAGAAACCACAAACGAAACTACAACAGAAACCACAAACGAAATTACAAATGAAACCACAACAGAAACCACAAACGAAACTACAAATGAAACCACAACAGAAACCACAAACGAAACTACAACAGAAACCACAAACAAAACTATTACAACAGAACAAACTAACACATCACAAGAATCCTCTACAACAACTACACCATCTCAATCTGTAATCAATGACACTCCATCAAAAAAATCCGAAAATAAAAAAGAAATATCAAATACCGTTTTAGAAAATAATCCAATTAAAAAAACAGATGATGGTGCAAAAAAAGAAATTAAAATTAAAAAAGAAAACAACCTTACAGTAGAAGATATTGAATTAGGAAAATTACTTAATCAAATACAATTAGAATGTGACTCAAGCACTTACACTGATACAATTTCTTACTATGATGGAATGGGGCCTGCACTGTATCGTTTATGCAAATTTGACAGTTCGTTGAATTTTTTCAATGAATCTCTAATGAACAATCCTAACGATGTTGAAATTCTAGTCAACAAAGGCTCAACTTTGGGAAAATTAGGCTATTATTCTGAGGCTATAGTGTTTTATGATCATGCAATTAGAATAGATTCTGATTTTCTTCCTGCAAAAAATAACAAAGCAAACGCCCTTGCTAATTTAGGAAATTTAGATGATGCAATTTTGCTGTACACTGAAATTTTGGAAAAGAATCCAAGTTATTTTACGGCACAGAAAAATCTTCAAATTGCTTTATCTGCAAACCATGATAATCAAATAACTCCAGTTGATGTATCTGATGAAAAGACAATTAATCCAAAACCCCAATCTGAACCTGTCTTAATTATAAATTCAGAAAAACAAACATCTCAGAATTTCTTTGATGAAGTAGGTATTGCGTTTTCAACTTTGGGTTCTCTATTTGATTTTCTAAACTAA
- a CDS encoding DNA-directed RNA polymerase subunit B, with amino-acid sequence MADPSTKRWPVIQDILKREGIARQHLNSFDEFLERGLQSIINEVGQIDIENAEYPYKIQLGKVKLQQPRMMELDGSITHITPAEARLRNVSYSAPVMMEASVVEDGKILESRFVHIGDVPVMAKSNACILHNFSSQKLIEHGEDPNDPGGYFIINGSERVIVGLEDLSYNKIIVDRETVGGNIVFKAKVYSSIVGYRAKLELVMKNDGLIVARIPGSPVDIPVVTLMRALGLESDREIASVVSLVDEIQDELEGSFEKAGDVPTSKDAIVYISKRIAPGMLEEFQIKRAETLLDWGLLPHLGKHPENRKEKAQFLGEAACKLLELKLGWITPDDKDHYGNKVIKFAGQMLADLFRTAFRNLVRDMKYQLERSGQKRGINAVAAAIRPGIITDKLNNAIATGNWGRGRVGVTQLLDRTNYLSTISHLRRIQSPLSRTQPNFEARDLHATHFGRICPSETPEGSNCGLVKNLALSGIISVNVPSEEIVEKLYDLGTVHFFDAKEDLKKDGTRIFVDGRLIGYYKDGGELAESLRELRRNSKIHPHVGVSFHKSEIEGSTRRLYVNCNAGRVLRPLIIIKDNKPLLTSELLDKISKKLLSWTDLLRMGVLEMIDANEEENCYITLDEKDAKKHTHLEVFPPAILGAGASIIPYPEHNQSPRNTYESAMAKQSLGFSTPMMNTSTYVRQHFMLYPQVPIVNTKAMKLLGLEDRPAGQNCVVAVLPFDGYNIEDAIVLSKASVDRGLGRTFFFRIYDAEAKQYPGGMRDTFEIPNAEDNIRGYKGERAYRLLEDDGVVASEATVKGGDILIGKTSPPRFMEEYREFESSGPYRRDTSIGVRPSEAGVIDTVVMTQSNEGGKMYKIRARDMRIPEIGDKFASRHGQKGVLGILAKAEDLPYTASGMSPDVLINPHAFPSRMTVGMMMESICGKAAALRGKRFDGSAFVGEKMPEVKEVMDAHGFEYSGKEIMYDGRTGKSFPVEVFIGVVYYQKLHHMVADKIHARARGQVQMLTKQPTEGRARGGGLRFGEMERDCLIAYGASMILKDRLLDESDKSDIFVCERCGLVAYHDVKQRKYVCRVCGDKAKVSSVSVAYAFKLLLQEMQSLNVAPRLLIKEKI; translated from the coding sequence ATGGCTGATCCTTCAACAAAACGTTGGCCAGTAATTCAAGACATTCTAAAACGTGAAGGTATTGCACGTCAACATCTAAACTCTTTTGATGAATTTTTAGAACGAGGATTACAAAGTATCATTAATGAAGTTGGACAAATTGATATTGAAAATGCAGAATATCCTTACAAGATTCAACTAGGTAAAGTCAAACTTCAACAACCAAGAATGATGGAGCTGGATGGTTCCATAACTCATATCACTCCAGCTGAAGCAAGATTGAGAAATGTTTCTTACTCTGCTCCAGTAATGATGGAGGCAAGTGTTGTTGAAGATGGAAAAATTTTAGAATCAAGATTTGTCCACATTGGAGATGTTCCAGTAATGGCAAAATCAAACGCTTGCATATTGCATAATTTCTCTTCTCAAAAATTAATTGAACATGGTGAAGACCCAAATGATCCTGGCGGTTATTTCATAATTAATGGTTCAGAGCGTGTCATTGTTGGATTAGAAGATCTTTCTTACAACAAAATTATTGTAGATAGAGAAACCGTTGGTGGAAATATTGTTTTCAAAGCTAAAGTATATTCTTCAATTGTAGGATATCGTGCAAAATTAGAACTAGTAATGAAAAATGATGGATTAATTGTTGCCCGAATTCCTGGTTCTCCAGTTGACATTCCAGTTGTTACTTTGATGAGAGCCCTTGGATTAGAATCTGACAGAGAAATTGCATCTGTGGTTTCATTAGTTGATGAGATACAAGATGAATTGGAAGGCTCTTTTGAAAAAGCAGGTGATGTACCAACATCAAAAGATGCCATTGTCTATATCAGTAAAAGAATTGCACCTGGAATGCTAGAAGAGTTCCAGATTAAACGAGCTGAAACTTTGCTTGATTGGGGACTATTACCTCACTTGGGTAAACATCCTGAAAATAGAAAAGAGAAGGCCCAATTCTTAGGTGAAGCAGCATGTAAATTATTAGAATTAAAACTTGGATGGATTACTCCTGATGACAAAGATCATTATGGAAACAAAGTAATCAAATTTGCAGGACAAATGTTGGCAGATCTTTTCAGAACTGCATTTAGAAATTTGGTTAGAGACATGAAGTATCAATTAGAAAGATCTGGCCAGAAACGTGGAATCAATGCAGTTGCTGCAGCAATCCGCCCTGGAATTATTACTGATAAACTAAACAATGCTATTGCAACTGGAAACTGGGGAAGAGGTAGAGTTGGTGTCACTCAATTACTTGATAGAACTAATTATCTTTCAACCATTAGTCACCTTAGAAGAATTCAGTCTCCTCTCAGTAGAACTCAACCAAACTTTGAGGCAAGAGATTTGCATGCAACTCACTTTGGAAGAATTTGTCCGAGTGAAACACCTGAAGGCTCAAACTGTGGTTTGGTGAAAAACTTGGCCTTGTCAGGAATTATTTCAGTAAATGTACCATCTGAAGAAATAGTAGAAAAACTCTATGATCTTGGAACTGTTCATTTCTTTGATGCAAAAGAGGATTTGAAAAAAGATGGAACTAGAATTTTTGTAGATGGTCGTTTAATCGGTTATTACAAAGATGGAGGAGAACTAGCTGAATCCCTCAGAGAACTAAGAAGAAATTCAAAGATTCATCCACATGTTGGAGTCTCTTTCCATAAATCTGAGATTGAAGGTTCTACAAGAAGACTATACGTAAATTGCAATGCTGGTAGAGTATTACGTCCATTAATTATTATCAAAGACAACAAACCATTGTTAACTTCAGAATTACTAGATAAAATTTCAAAGAAATTACTTTCATGGACTGACCTTTTGAGAATGGGTGTCTTGGAAATGATTGATGCAAATGAAGAAGAAAATTGCTATATTACTTTGGATGAAAAAGATGCAAAGAAACATACCCACTTGGAAGTGTTCCCTCCAGCAATTCTTGGTGCAGGTGCTTCTATCATTCCATATCCAGAACATAACCAATCTCCAAGAAATACATACGAATCTGCAATGGCAAAACAGAGTTTAGGATTTTCTACACCTATGATGAATACCAGTACATATGTTAGACAACACTTTATGCTATATCCTCAAGTTCCAATTGTCAATACAAAAGCAATGAAACTTTTGGGATTAGAAGACAGACCTGCAGGACAAAATTGTGTTGTTGCAGTTTTGCCATTTGATGGTTACAATATTGAAGATGCAATTGTACTAAGCAAGGCATCTGTTGATAGAGGTCTTGGTAGAACTTTCTTCTTTAGAATTTATGATGCTGAAGCAAAACAATATCCTGGTGGAATGCGTGATACTTTTGAGATTCCAAATGCCGAAGATAACATTAGAGGTTACAAAGGTGAACGTGCATACAGATTACTTGAAGATGACGGCGTAGTAGCATCTGAAGCCACAGTTAAAGGTGGGGATATTTTGATTGGAAAAACTAGTCCACCAAGATTCATGGAAGAATATAGAGAATTTGAATCATCTGGACCATATAGACGTGATACTTCAATTGGTGTTAGACCTTCTGAAGCCGGTGTTATTGATACTGTAGTTATGACTCAATCCAACGAAGGTGGAAAAATGTACAAAATCCGTGCAAGAGATATGAGAATTCCTGAAATTGGTGATAAATTTGCATCAAGACATGGACAGAAAGGTGTCTTGGGAATTTTAGCTAAAGCAGAAGATCTTCCATACACTGCAAGTGGAATGTCTCCTGATGTCTTGATTAATCCTCATGCATTCCCTTCAAGAATGACAGTTGGAATGATGATGGAATCAATCTGTGGTAAAGCAGCTGCTTTGCGCGGAAAAAGATTTGATGGTTCTGCATTTGTCGGAGAGAAAATGCCTGAAGTAAAAGAAGTGATGGATGCACATGGTTTTGAATATTCTGGTAAAGAAATAATGTATGACGGAAGAACTGGTAAGTCATTCCCAGTTGAAGTTTTCATTGGAGTTGTATATTATCAAAAACTACACCATATGGTTGCAGACAAAATACATGCAAGAGCCCGTGGTCAAGTTCAGATGTTAACAAAACAACCAACTGAAGGAAGAGCAAGAGGTGGTGGATTGAGATTTGGTGAAATGGAAAGAGATTGCTTGATTGCATATGGTGCTTCTATGATTCTAAAAGACAGATTGTTAGATGAGTCTGATAAATCTGATATTTTTGTATGTGAAAGATGTGGTCTTGTTGCATATCATGATGTTAAACAAAGAAAATATGTCTGCAGAGTATGTGGAGATAAAGCCAAAGTGTCTTCTGTCTCCGTAGCATATGCATTCAAGTTATTGTTACAAGAGATGCAGAGTCTTAATGTTGCACCTCGATTATTGATCAAGGAGAAAATCTAG